A single window of Polyangiaceae bacterium DNA harbors:
- a CDS encoding DUF2341 domain-containing protein, whose translation MKTTVRHVFTFMVLSMATLHCALDRDGSALFGADGGSAGGGGDGLGNGAGGAGTAGGNVVGASSSSSGQGGSTSSPARRVEITFDNQSGPAIDDFPLLVRLDATRIEYARTSPNGADLRFVDADGITVLPHEVEAWNPDGISFVWVLVPDIDATSTDHIFMYYGDPAAGVAPDPLKLWKSFVGVYHLSGSTTVGFDNSPSAHHGTVNGNVTTDMNGRIGEGISLGGSGRIDLTGVDQFSADMGQVRTVEAWYSTTHMAAQRLFSQESNCLGFGMTLGTTNIRYRGSLFTGGGCGTHQPFYAQTNDATADGQWHYVTMVLDRPGSEIRLYLDGMLATSNSIGNGNDAHSANAWIGSAFDGNSAFQGRMDEFRVASKNRSAGWIAAQNRSVRDQFVTYGAPQMP comes from the coding sequence ATGAAGACCACCGTGCGACACGTGTTTACATTCATGGTACTATCGATGGCGACCCTTCACTGCGCGCTCGATAGGGACGGCAGCGCCCTCTTCGGCGCTGACGGGGGAAGTGCTGGCGGAGGCGGAGACGGGCTTGGCAATGGCGCTGGCGGCGCAGGCACCGCCGGTGGCAACGTGGTCGGCGCGTCCTCTTCATCATCTGGTCAAGGTGGATCCACGTCATCGCCGGCGCGCCGCGTCGAGATCACGTTCGACAATCAAAGTGGACCGGCAATCGATGATTTTCCGCTCCTCGTGCGCCTCGATGCAACGCGGATCGAATACGCGAGGACATCACCCAATGGCGCGGATCTCCGGTTCGTCGACGCCGATGGAATCACGGTTCTGCCCCATGAAGTCGAAGCTTGGAACCCCGATGGTATATCGTTCGTGTGGGTGCTCGTCCCCGACATTGACGCGACGTCGACCGATCACATCTTCATGTATTACGGTGACCCCGCAGCCGGCGTCGCCCCGGACCCTTTGAAGTTATGGAAATCGTTTGTCGGAGTTTATCACCTTTCGGGTTCGACGACCGTCGGATTCGATAATTCCCCGAGCGCTCATCACGGTACCGTGAATGGCAACGTGACGACGGACATGAATGGCCGAATAGGTGAAGGTATTTCGCTCGGCGGTTCCGGTCGCATCGACTTGACCGGCGTCGACCAATTCAGCGCCGACATGGGCCAAGTGCGCACCGTCGAGGCATGGTATTCGACCACGCACATGGCAGCACAGCGGCTTTTCTCTCAAGAATCGAACTGTCTCGGATTTGGCATGACGCTAGGTACCACCAACATCCGATATCGAGGTAGCTTGTTCACGGGCGGCGGCTGCGGAACGCATCAGCCTTTTTACGCTCAAACGAACGATGCGACCGCGGACGGGCAATGGCACTACGTAACGATGGTCCTCGATCGACCCGGCAGTGAAATTCGGCTTTATCTGGATGGCATGCTTGCCACGTCGAACAGCATTGGCAACGGGAACGATGCACACAGCGCCAATGCATGGATTGGATCGGCTTTTGATGGAAATAGTGCCTTCCAAGGGCGCATGGATGAATTCCGGGTCGCCTCGAAGAATCGGTCGGCTGGGTGGATTGCGGCGCAAAACCGATCGGTCCGCGATCAGTTCGTCACCTATGGCGCTCCGCAAATGCCGTGA
- a CDS encoding type II toxin-antitoxin system PemK/MazF family toxin yields the protein MDRIEDSQIGRNCRQINQGDIYWVEPDDTRGSVPGISHPHVVVQDDVFNHSRIMTVVVCALTSNLNRANEPGNVLLDPGEGNLEKRSVIVVSQISCLYKSRLGNYVGSLSSERVSQALSGLRFLQSSFYR from the coding sequence ATGGACCGAATAGAAGACTCTCAAATTGGCCGTAACTGCCGTCAGATCAACCAAGGCGACATTTACTGGGTCGAACCGGATGACACGCGCGGATCCGTTCCAGGTATCTCCCACCCACATGTCGTCGTCCAGGATGATGTCTTCAATCACTCTCGCATCATGACCGTCGTCGTTTGTGCACTCACCTCGAACCTGAATCGCGCGAACGAGCCAGGAAACGTGCTTCTTGATCCAGGCGAGGGAAATCTCGAGAAGCGGAGCGTGATCGTGGTCTCGCAGATCTCTTGCCTTTACAAGTCGCGTTTGGGCAACTACGTGGGTTCATTATCGAGCGAGCGCGTTTCGCAGGCGCTCAGCGGATTGCGGTTTTTGCAGTCTTCGTTCTACCGATGA
- a CDS encoding SUMF1/EgtB/PvdO family nonheme iron enzyme produces MRSKMNLRQISSSERVRNLVAVALFTVSGGCSGPTDVPVRAGKEPVPVLTRALPTDAGADVTIPDAGMSMDSGDAGEQSIAAEEPKGPCPDDMVYVDTTYCPEVELNCIQKAYNKANKIMICKEFAKGEQRCVTDLRRQRFCIDRYEYPSREGAHPPVMVDWFDALAMCQEQGKRLCWESEWVSACEGPAKKPFPYGYKRDPAMCNIDNPWLQPTLEKIYSKDKTIQEPELFRLDQSVSSGERPECKSDFGVYDLTGNVDEWVNAEKKYPKSKWAGLKGGAWGHVRNACRPMTVSHEPEFTYYFVSFRCCADAAPDAAADSDPKLWRPPAQPDPKKKGPLSKGWTPQTRAPHQPGPVHP; encoded by the coding sequence ATGCGATCGAAAATGAACTTGCGACAAATTTCTTCGAGCGAACGCGTCCGCAACCTCGTGGCTGTTGCGCTTTTCACGGTCTCCGGCGGATGCAGTGGTCCGACGGACGTGCCCGTTCGAGCGGGGAAGGAGCCAGTACCGGTACTCACACGAGCGTTGCCGACCGATGCCGGCGCCGATGTGACGATCCCGGATGCCGGGATGTCGATGGATTCCGGCGATGCGGGCGAGCAAAGCATCGCGGCGGAAGAGCCGAAGGGGCCGTGTCCGGACGACATGGTTTACGTCGACACGACGTATTGCCCCGAAGTGGAGCTCAACTGCATTCAAAAGGCCTACAACAAGGCCAACAAGATCATGATTTGCAAGGAGTTTGCCAAAGGCGAACAGCGCTGCGTGACCGATCTGCGACGACAGCGTTTCTGCATCGATCGTTACGAGTATCCAAGCCGCGAAGGAGCGCATCCGCCGGTCATGGTCGACTGGTTCGATGCGCTGGCGATGTGTCAAGAGCAAGGTAAGCGTTTGTGTTGGGAGAGCGAATGGGTGTCGGCGTGCGAGGGCCCAGCGAAAAAGCCGTTTCCTTATGGGTACAAGCGCGACCCGGCCATGTGCAACATCGACAATCCTTGGCTCCAACCGACGCTCGAAAAAATTTATTCGAAGGACAAAACGATCCAAGAGCCGGAGCTTTTTCGGCTGGATCAAAGCGTTTCGAGCGGCGAGCGGCCGGAGTGCAAGAGTGATTTCGGCGTGTACGACTTGACGGGCAACGTCGACGAATGGGTCAATGCCGAAAAAAAATATCCGAAATCGAAATGGGCGGGGCTCAAAGGTGGCGCCTGGGGGCACGTGCGTAATGCATGTCGGCCGATGACCGTGAGCCACGAACCGGAATTCACGTATTACTTCGTTTCATTTCGTTGTTGCGCCGATGCGGCCCCGGATGCGGCGGCCGATAGCGATCCCAAGCTGTGGCGTCCGCCGGCGCAGCCCGATCCCAAGAAGAAAGGGCCGCTATCGAAAGGCTGGACGCCGCAGACGCGCGCGCCGCATCAGCCGGGGCCCGTGCATCCGTGA
- the sucC gene encoding ADP-forming succinate--CoA ligase subunit beta: protein MKIHEYQAKQIFARYGVPVPKGEPAFTVDEAEAAAKRLIEATGIPVVVVKAQIHAGGRGKGGGVKVAKGGVAEARELAEKILGMQLVTVQTGPEGQKVRRLYIEQGIDIDRELYLALLLDRDRRRIAIMGSREGGMDIEKVAHDTPEKIHTLHVDPVLGLAPFQARKLAYDLGLGAKETMKQFVSLVDKLYKCFLAEDCSLIEINPLIVTKKGDIMALDGKMTMDDNAEIRHPEWEKLRDTDEEDPTELEAKHVGISYVSLDGDIGCLVNGAGLAMGTMDIIMHYGGKPANFLDVGGGASTEQVKKAFQMILTSDKVKGIFVNIFGGIMRCDVVASGVVAAAKELGLRVPLVVRLEGTNVELGRKILDESGLTIQSASSMADGAQKIIAAVKQGAAA, encoded by the coding sequence ATGAAAATCCACGAGTATCAAGCAAAGCAAATCTTCGCTCGTTACGGGGTCCCCGTACCGAAGGGCGAGCCGGCGTTTACCGTCGACGAGGCGGAAGCTGCTGCAAAACGGCTCATCGAGGCAACAGGAATTCCGGTTGTCGTCGTAAAGGCGCAAATCCACGCTGGTGGTCGCGGCAAAGGCGGCGGCGTCAAGGTGGCCAAGGGAGGTGTTGCAGAAGCCCGGGAGCTTGCCGAAAAAATCCTCGGCATGCAACTCGTAACCGTACAAACGGGCCCCGAGGGCCAAAAAGTGCGGCGGCTCTACATCGAACAAGGCATCGACATCGACCGCGAGCTGTACCTCGCGCTGCTTCTCGACCGCGATCGCCGGCGCATCGCGATCATGGGGTCGCGTGAAGGCGGGATGGACATCGAGAAGGTCGCGCACGACACGCCCGAGAAGATCCACACGCTGCACGTCGACCCGGTCTTGGGGCTCGCGCCGTTTCAAGCGCGCAAACTCGCTTATGACCTGGGGCTTGGCGCCAAAGAAACGATGAAGCAGTTCGTGTCGCTCGTCGACAAACTCTACAAGTGTTTCCTTGCGGAGGACTGTTCGCTCATCGAGATCAATCCGCTCATCGTCACGAAGAAGGGCGACATCATGGCGCTCGACGGCAAAATGACGATGGACGACAACGCCGAGATCCGCCATCCGGAATGGGAGAAGCTGCGCGATACCGACGAAGAGGACCCGACGGAGCTCGAAGCGAAGCACGTGGGCATTTCGTACGTGTCGCTCGATGGTGACATCGGGTGTCTCGTCAATGGCGCGGGGCTGGCCATGGGCACGATGGACATCATCATGCATTACGGTGGCAAACCGGCGAACTTCCTGGACGTGGGCGGTGGAGCGAGCACCGAGCAGGTGAAAAAAGCGTTCCAGATGATTTTGACGAGCGACAAGGTCAAAGGCATTTTCGTCAACATCTTCGGTGGCATCATGCGTTGCGACGTCGTTGCCTCGGGCGTGGTGGCTGCGGCGAAGGAGCTTGGGCTCAGAGTTCCGCTCGTCGTGCGCCTGGAAGGCACGAACGTGGAGCTTGGGCGCAAGATCCTCGACGAAAGCGGTTTGACCATTCAGAGCGCATCGTCGATGGCGGACGGCGCGCAAAAGATCATTGCCGCGGTGAAACAAGGCGCGGCTGCCTGA
- the sucD gene encoding succinate--CoA ligase subunit alpha translates to MSILVNKDTRVVIQGITGEYGSQHARACIAYGTKVVAGVTPGRGGQKFDDKVPMFDTVEQAVRNEGADVSCIFVPPVGAADAIAEAVDAGCRLVICITEGIPVLDMVKVRRYLEGKPTRLIGPNCPGIITPGECKIGIMPGHIHKPGNIGVLSKSGTLTYEAVGQLTALGIGQSSCIGIGGDPVGGMDFIDVLELFNDDPNTHGVIMIGEIGGGAEQKAAAWIKANMKKPVAALIAGRAAPPGKRMGHAGAIISGGKGTAAEKIAALEEAGVAVAPTPADMGTTLARLLKTLS, encoded by the coding sequence ATGAGCATCCTGGTCAACAAAGATACGCGCGTCGTCATTCAAGGCATCACGGGCGAATATGGTTCACAACATGCCCGCGCCTGCATTGCTTATGGGACGAAGGTGGTCGCGGGCGTGACGCCTGGTCGAGGCGGCCAAAAGTTCGACGACAAGGTGCCGATGTTCGATACGGTGGAGCAAGCCGTACGAAATGAAGGTGCCGACGTTTCGTGCATTTTCGTTCCGCCGGTCGGTGCAGCCGACGCGATTGCGGAAGCGGTCGATGCGGGTTGCCGTCTCGTGATTTGCATCACGGAGGGCATTCCGGTGCTCGACATGGTGAAGGTGCGCCGGTACCTCGAGGGCAAGCCCACGCGGCTGATTGGGCCGAATTGCCCGGGCATCATCACGCCGGGTGAATGCAAGATTGGCATCATGCCTGGGCACATTCACAAGCCGGGCAATATCGGCGTTCTTTCCAAGTCGGGCACGTTGACGTACGAGGCAGTCGGACAGCTCACGGCGCTCGGAATTGGCCAATCGTCGTGCATTGGCATTGGAGGCGATCCCGTGGGCGGCATGGACTTCATCGACGTGCTGGAGCTATTCAACGACGATCCGAACACGCACGGGGTCATCATGATTGGCGAGATTGGTGGCGGGGCCGAGCAAAAGGCGGCTGCGTGGATCAAGGCCAACATGAAAAAGCCGGTCGCTGCGCTCATTGCGGGCCGAGCCGCTCCTCCGGGCAAACGGATGGGACATGCTGGCGCCATCATTTCGGGTGGCAAAGGCACGGCAGCGGAAAAGATCGCGGCGCTCGAAGAAGCAGGTGTCGCCGTCGCCCCGACGCCGGCCGATATGGGCACGACGCTCGCCCGATTGCTGAAGACGTTGTCCTGA
- a CDS encoding DUF4360 domain-containing protein — MKIRALLTLATTGFALSLGSVASAHVLDGDGYEPVIPDQVNIVSVTHGGSGCPVDSVGASFSPDYQYLTLIFDQYAAEIGRDVAAPKKRLFCQIVLQFDFPAGLSFALVDLTYRGYADLDAGIHASQTSTYFFQGYRRDDQYTFKTNVYGPFIGDYDRTDALELVSWSPCGQKRGLNIVTSVQLDNKRNKHGSGLITLDSIDSQVVEQYGVRWRRCPV, encoded by the coding sequence ATGAAGATTCGTGCATTGCTGACGCTTGCAACCACCGGCTTTGCGTTATCGCTCGGCAGCGTGGCGTCTGCCCACGTGCTCGATGGCGATGGCTACGAGCCCGTCATTCCGGACCAGGTGAACATCGTCTCCGTGACGCACGGCGGATCGGGCTGCCCCGTCGATAGCGTCGGCGCGAGCTTTTCGCCCGACTACCAATACCTCACCCTCATTTTCGACCAATACGCGGCCGAGATCGGACGCGACGTCGCAGCCCCCAAGAAGCGGCTCTTTTGCCAGATCGTGCTGCAATTCGACTTCCCCGCGGGTTTGTCCTTCGCGCTCGTCGATTTGACCTACCGAGGCTACGCGGACCTCGACGCCGGCATCCACGCTTCGCAAACGTCGACGTACTTTTTTCAAGGATACAGAAGAGACGATCAATATACGTTCAAGACGAACGTGTACGGTCCGTTCATTGGCGATTACGATCGCACCGACGCGCTCGAGCTCGTGTCATGGTCGCCTTGCGGTCAAAAGCGCGGCCTGAACATCGTCACGAGCGTGCAGCTCGACAACAAGCGCAACAAACACGGCTCCGGCCTCATCACGCTCGACAGCATCGATAGCCAGGTGGTCGAGCAATACGGCGTGCGCTGGCGCCGCTGTCCGGTGTGA
- a CDS encoding class I SAM-dependent methyltransferase, producing the protein MSEADRTKWDTRYSAVSPSDAPSPWLSSWMDNADESLRPTSGRVLDVAGGAGRNAIWFAQRGFDVTLVDISTVAIALAHERAKDAGVTIATRVMDVEREPLPEGPWDIIVQMHYLDRALFPQYKSLLAPSGLLFVEHPTRSNLVRHAKPSAAYLLEDGELPSLCDEFVIVSYGEGWNETGKHEARLVARRLGGE; encoded by the coding sequence ATGTCGGAAGCAGATCGTACGAAGTGGGATACTCGGTATTCGGCAGTGTCGCCATCCGATGCGCCGTCTCCATGGCTTTCATCGTGGATGGACAATGCGGATGAAAGTCTTCGGCCCACATCCGGACGCGTGCTCGACGTGGCCGGCGGGGCAGGTCGAAATGCCATCTGGTTCGCGCAGCGAGGATTCGACGTCACGCTCGTCGATATTTCCACGGTGGCCATCGCCCTCGCCCACGAGCGAGCGAAAGATGCGGGGGTGACGATCGCGACGCGAGTCATGGACGTGGAGCGCGAACCTTTGCCCGAGGGGCCGTGGGACATCATCGTCCAAATGCATTATCTCGATAGGGCGCTTTTTCCGCAATACAAGAGCCTGCTCGCACCGTCCGGCTTGCTCTTCGTCGAGCATCCGACGCGATCGAATTTGGTGCGTCATGCCAAACCAAGCGCCGCATATTTGCTCGAGGACGGCGAGCTGCCGAGCTTGTGCGATGAATTCGTCATCGTTTCGTACGGGGAAGGGTGGAACGAGACGGGAAAACACGAAGCTCGGCTGGTCGCACGGCGGCTCGGGGGGGAATGA
- the pip gene encoding prolyl aminopeptidase — MSDQSARRGLYPPIEPYRTGRLEVSDVHEIYFEESGNPQGKPVVFVHGGPGGGTDAKQRRFFDPDHYRIVLFDQRGSGQSTPHASLEDNTTWHLVADMEALRDYLGIEKWQVFGGSWGSTLALAYAEKHPERVTELVLRGIFLLQKWEIDWFYQEGTSYLYPDAWEAYVAAIPEEERGDFVKAYYKRLTSDDDNVRQAAARAWSIWEGTTSFLCRNQAHIDRCGGDEFSMAFARIECHYFVNGGFFERETQLLDDVGRIRHIPTVIIHGRYDVVCPLKCAWQLHRAFPEADLRIVPDAGHSAFEPGILHELITATDAFRDRR; from the coding sequence ATGTCCGACCAATCCGCGCGCCGAGGCCTGTATCCTCCCATCGAGCCATACCGTACGGGACGGCTCGAGGTAAGTGACGTCCACGAAATTTATTTCGAAGAGTCCGGCAATCCGCAGGGCAAGCCCGTGGTTTTCGTCCATGGTGGACCGGGGGGCGGGACGGACGCAAAGCAGCGGCGTTTTTTCGATCCCGACCATTATCGTATCGTGCTTTTCGATCAGCGAGGTTCGGGACAGAGCACGCCGCATGCGTCGCTCGAGGACAACACGACATGGCACCTCGTGGCGGACATGGAGGCGCTGCGGGATTATCTGGGCATCGAAAAATGGCAGGTATTCGGCGGTTCGTGGGGTTCGACGCTGGCGCTTGCCTATGCGGAAAAACACCCCGAACGCGTGACGGAGCTCGTTTTACGCGGCATCTTTTTGCTGCAAAAGTGGGAAATTGATTGGTTTTACCAGGAAGGCACGAGTTATTTGTATCCCGATGCATGGGAGGCGTACGTCGCGGCGATTCCTGAAGAAGAACGCGGAGATTTTGTCAAGGCCTATTACAAGCGGCTCACGAGCGACGATGATAACGTGCGTCAAGCGGCAGCTCGTGCGTGGAGCATCTGGGAAGGGACGACGAGCTTTCTCTGCCGGAATCAGGCGCATATCGATAGATGCGGCGGGGACGAATTCAGCATGGCATTTGCCCGCATCGAATGCCATTACTTCGTGAATGGTGGTTTTTTCGAGCGTGAAACGCAGCTTTTGGACGACGTGGGACGTATTCGCCACATTCCCACGGTCATCATTCACGGACGGTACGACGTGGTTTGTCCTTTGAAATGCGCATGGCAATTGCACCGCGCGTTTCCCGAAGCCGACCTGCGCATCGTGCCCGATGCGGGGCATTCGGCGTTCGAGCCTGGGATTTTGCACGAATTGATCACGGCTACGGACGCATTCCGCGATCGGCGCTGA
- a CDS encoding ROK family protein has protein sequence MRTLCIDIGGTGIKGMVLDAEATPLTDRFRVRTPSPAVPEAVFAVIDEVIRKAGEFDRVSVGFPGVVIDGTTLTAPNLGDGWAGCKLAEELSRRTSRPVRALNDCGLQGLGVIEGQGTEILVTLGTGMGFGLYIDGRYVPNVEFGHHPFRKKRTYEERVCNAELKAIGKRKWNARVMNVLEQLAPIFNFRKLYLGGGNARYVNADKLPPNVSIVDNVAGLRGGVRLWAL, from the coding sequence ATGCGAACGCTCTGCATCGACATTGGAGGAACGGGAATCAAAGGCATGGTGCTCGATGCCGAGGCGACGCCGCTGACCGACCGTTTTCGAGTTCGCACGCCGAGTCCTGCGGTGCCCGAGGCCGTCTTTGCGGTGATCGACGAGGTGATTCGGAAGGCGGGGGAATTCGATCGCGTGTCGGTCGGCTTTCCTGGTGTCGTGATCGACGGCACGACGCTCACCGCACCGAATTTGGGCGATGGCTGGGCGGGATGCAAGCTCGCGGAAGAGTTGTCTCGACGTACCAGTAGGCCCGTGCGAGCGCTCAATGATTGCGGACTGCAGGGGCTTGGAGTCATTGAAGGGCAGGGGACGGAGATCCTCGTGACGCTCGGTACGGGAATGGGGTTTGGCCTTTACATCGACGGCCGGTATGTGCCCAATGTCGAATTTGGACATCATCCATTTCGCAAGAAGCGGACGTACGAAGAGCGCGTGTGTAATGCCGAGCTGAAGGCCATTGGTAAGCGCAAGTGGAACGCTCGCGTGATGAACGTGCTCGAGCAGCTCGCGCCGATATTCAATTTTCGCAAGCTGTACTTGGGTGGCGGCAATGCGCGGTACGTGAACGCGGACAAACTGCCCCCGAACGTTTCCATCGTCGACAATGTGGCAGGATTGCGTGGTGGTGTGCGGTTATGGGCGCTTTGA
- the fumC gene encoding class II fumarate hydratase, whose product MPTRTETDTFGPIDVDASRYWGAQTQRSLAHFAIGDDRFSRRFIESLGIIKKAAAQTNHSLGLLADEKCKLIALAADEVISGKLDDHFPLSVWQTGSGTQTNMNANEVIANRAIEMAGGALGSKKPIHPNDDVNLGQSSNDVFPAAMHIALATEITKSLLPSIETLRATLFEKSTAFSNIVKLGRTHLQDATPVTLGQEISGWVAQLDTCRAMLERALPPLYELPLGGTAVGTGLNTHPDYPVRVAETIARLTNLPFVTAPNKFQALASHDAVVFLHGTLKTLATSLSKIANDVRWLSSGPRAGIGEITIPENEPGSSIMPGKVNPTQAEAMLMVAARVLGNDVAVNVGGASGNFELNVAKPLLVHVSLESIRLLADAMTSFHDHCAVGIAPNTPRIAENLERSLMLVTALVPLVGYDVAAKIARKAHLENTNLRDATLAMGVLSAQQFDAAVRPENMTGPIKSS is encoded by the coding sequence ATGCCGACCCGCACCGAAACCGATACCTTCGGCCCCATCGACGTCGATGCCTCGCGCTACTGGGGCGCCCAAACCCAGCGCTCGCTCGCCCATTTCGCCATCGGTGACGACCGTTTTTCCAGGCGCTTCATCGAATCGCTCGGAATCATCAAAAAAGCCGCAGCGCAGACGAATCATTCCCTGGGCCTGCTCGCGGACGAAAAATGCAAACTCATTGCTCTTGCCGCAGACGAAGTCATCAGCGGAAAACTCGATGACCACTTCCCCTTGTCCGTCTGGCAAACCGGTAGCGGCACGCAGACGAACATGAACGCGAACGAAGTCATCGCCAATCGCGCCATCGAAATGGCAGGCGGCGCCCTTGGATCGAAAAAACCAATTCATCCCAACGATGACGTCAACCTCGGCCAAAGCTCGAATGACGTGTTCCCCGCAGCCATGCACATCGCATTGGCGACCGAAATAACAAAATCGCTCCTCCCGAGCATCGAAACATTGCGCGCGACGTTATTCGAAAAGTCAACAGCATTTTCCAATATCGTAAAGCTCGGACGAACCCATTTGCAGGACGCCACTCCGGTGACGCTCGGGCAGGAAATCTCCGGCTGGGTCGCGCAATTGGACACATGTCGCGCAATGCTCGAACGCGCTCTGCCGCCCCTGTACGAGCTCCCTCTGGGAGGAACCGCCGTTGGCACGGGCCTCAATACGCATCCCGATTATCCCGTGCGAGTTGCCGAGACGATTGCTCGATTGACGAATTTACCGTTCGTTACGGCGCCGAATAAATTCCAAGCGCTCGCTTCCCACGACGCCGTGGTTTTTCTTCATGGTACGCTCAAAACGCTCGCGACCAGTTTGTCGAAGATCGCCAATGACGTTCGGTGGCTCTCGAGCGGCCCGCGCGCAGGAATTGGCGAAATCACGATTCCGGAAAACGAGCCCGGAAGCTCCATCATGCCCGGAAAAGTCAATCCCACACAAGCAGAAGCCATGCTCATGGTCGCGGCCCGGGTGCTCGGAAATGACGTCGCCGTCAATGTCGGCGGAGCCAGCGGAAACTTCGAGCTCAATGTGGCAAAACCCCTGCTCGTTCACGTGTCGCTCGAATCCATACGCCTGCTTGCCGACGCCATGACGTCGTTCCACGACCATTGCGCCGTGGGCATTGCACCGAACACGCCTCGCATTGCCGAAAACCTCGAACGTAGCTTGATGCTCGTCACGGCCCTCGTCCCGCTCGTGGGGTACGACGTCGCGGCAAAAATCGCTCGCAAGGCCCATTTGGAAAATACCAACTTGCGCGATGCGACATTGGCGATGGGCGTGTTGTCTGCGCAGCAGTTCGACGCTGCCGTGCGACCCGAGAACATGACGGGCCCCATCAAATCCAGCTAG
- a CDS encoding Uma2 family endonuclease — translation MGLPAEKLGRRATYADYAAVPEHKSAQLVNGVLHVFPRPAPPHVLVASDLGADLSGPFRRGRGGPGGWHIIDEPELHFGPADDEDILAPDIAGWRIERMPVLPRTAYFTLAPDWVCEVLSPSTEKVDRIDKMPIYARERVKHVWLVHPIRQTIEVFTLNADGFWVMTGMHAGNVRVRIPPFDAIELDLGLLWPVIEGGPPTEDEAG, via the coding sequence ATGGGTTTGCCCGCTGAAAAGCTCGGACGTCGCGCCACGTATGCAGATTATGCCGCCGTGCCGGAACACAAGAGCGCCCAGCTCGTCAACGGAGTCCTCCACGTTTTCCCAAGGCCAGCACCTCCACATGTGCTGGTTGCGTCCGACCTTGGCGCAGACCTGTCCGGACCGTTCCGGCGCGGTCGCGGTGGCCCTGGAGGTTGGCACATCATTGACGAGCCCGAGCTTCATTTTGGACCCGCCGACGACGAAGACATCCTTGCCCCCGATATTGCGGGATGGCGCATTGAACGGATGCCCGTCTTACCGCGCACGGCATACTTCACGCTCGCGCCCGATTGGGTCTGCGAAGTGCTCAGCCCGTCGACCGAAAAAGTAGATCGCATCGACAAGATGCCCATCTATGCGCGGGAACGCGTCAAACACGTTTGGCTCGTCCATCCAATCCGCCAAACCATTGAAGTGTTCACGCTCAATGCGGACGGTTTTTGGGTGATGACCGGCATGCATGCGGGCAATGTACGCGTTCGCATTCCCCCCTTCGACGCAATCGAGCTCGACCTCGGACTCTTGTGGCCCGTCATCGAAGGCGGACCTCCGACGGAAGACGAGGCAGGCTGA
- a CDS encoding universal stress protein gives MKVLLTTDGRFPAIHALQEASRLLAMQGADVLLVSVSDPEQHTGGNLNAAQDVEDGIRVLKELGIDARGEMLRGDFIDAIIEKAHDWKADVVVVGSDRSSKLMTFLGGSVSTSIVRKYDGAVLVVPSKKKD, from the coding sequence ATGAAAGTCCTCTTGACGACAGACGGTCGCTTTCCGGCCATCCACGCGCTGCAAGAAGCATCGAGGCTCCTCGCGATGCAGGGCGCAGATGTCTTGCTCGTTTCCGTATCCGATCCCGAACAGCACACAGGCGGTAACCTCAACGCCGCGCAAGACGTCGAGGATGGGATTCGCGTCCTGAAGGAGCTTGGCATCGATGCGCGAGGCGAGATGCTCCGGGGCGACTTCATCGATGCCATCATCGAAAAAGCTCATGATTGGAAAGCCGACGTCGTGGTCGTCGGCTCGGACAGGTCGAGCAAGCTCATGACGTTTTTGGGCGGCAGCGTTTCGACCAGCATCGTGCGCAAATACGATGGTGCCGTGCTCGTCGTTCCGAGCAAGAAAAAGGATTGA